The Kordia sp. SMS9 genome window below encodes:
- the cysS gene encoding cysteine--tRNA ligase, whose product MKLYQEQELKIYNSLTNQKEVFKPINEGHVGMYVCGPTVYSNVHLGNVRTFMSFDMIFRYLKHLGYKVRYVRNITDVGHLENDADVGEDRIAKKARLEELEPMEIVQRYTVDFHTILQKFNFHPPSIEPTATGHIIQQIEIVKDIMDKGFAYEVNGSVYFDVLKFNETHEYGKLSKRKVEDLIHNTRVLDGQSDKKNPQDFALWKKAEENHIMHWPSPWSEGFPGWHLECTAMSTKYLGDHFDIHGGGMDLKFPHHECEIAQNEASKGTSPVNYWMHANMLTLNKKKMAKSTGNNILPGEIFSGDSKHLSKGFAPSVARFFMMQAHYRSILDFSNDALLASEKGFYKLMEAMKTLDSLEPMGDKTTFNLSVWKRNCYNALNDDFNTPVLIADLFEAVKFINQLKDGKATVLPEILAELKNCMHAFVFEILGLEAQNGTDDDGDALSGVVELLINLRNEARANKDFATSDKIRDELLALGIQLKDGKEGTSFSLS is encoded by the coding sequence ATGAAATTATATCAAGAACAAGAACTTAAAATATACAACTCCCTTACCAATCAAAAAGAAGTATTTAAACCTATAAATGAAGGTCATGTGGGAATGTATGTGTGCGGCCCTACAGTGTACAGCAATGTGCATTTAGGAAACGTACGTACGTTTATGTCGTTTGATATGATTTTTAGATATCTAAAACATCTCGGATATAAAGTTCGCTATGTGCGTAACATTACCGATGTTGGGCATTTGGAAAATGATGCTGATGTTGGAGAAGATCGCATTGCCAAAAAAGCACGTTTGGAAGAGCTAGAACCTATGGAAATTGTACAACGTTACACCGTAGATTTCCACACGATTCTACAAAAATTCAATTTTCATCCGCCAAGCATTGAACCGACAGCAACCGGACATATTATTCAACAAATTGAAATTGTAAAGGATATTATGGACAAAGGTTTTGCGTATGAAGTGAATGGTTCTGTGTATTTTGATGTGCTAAAGTTCAATGAAACCCACGAATACGGAAAATTGAGCAAACGCAAAGTAGAAGATTTAATTCACAATACACGTGTTTTAGATGGGCAGAGTGACAAAAAGAACCCACAAGATTTTGCCCTTTGGAAAAAAGCGGAAGAAAATCACATCATGCATTGGCCATCGCCTTGGAGCGAAGGTTTTCCTGGCTGGCATTTGGAATGTACAGCGATGAGTACAAAGTATTTAGGCGATCATTTTGATATACACGGTGGCGGAATGGACTTAAAGTTTCCGCATCACGAATGTGAAATTGCACAAAATGAAGCGTCTAAAGGAACGTCGCCAGTAAATTACTGGATGCATGCCAATATGTTGACGCTGAACAAAAAGAAAATGGCGAAATCGACAGGTAATAATATTTTACCTGGCGAAATTTTCTCTGGAGACAGCAAACACTTATCTAAAGGATTTGCACCAAGTGTTGCCCGTTTCTTTATGATGCAAGCGCATTACAGAAGTATTCTCGATTTTAGCAATGATGCATTGTTAGCTTCTGAAAAAGGATTTTACAAACTCATGGAAGCTATGAAAACCTTGGATAGTTTGGAGCCTATGGGCGATAAAACTACGTTTAATCTTTCGGTGTGGAAACGCAATTGCTACAATGCATTGAATGACGATTTTAATACACCCGTTTTAATTGCAGATTTGTTTGAAGCGGTCAAATTCATCAATCAGTTGAAAGATGGAAAAGCGACTGTTTTGCCAGAAATTTTGGCGGAATTGAAAAATTGCATGCATGCATTTGTCTTTGAAATTTTAGGACTAGAAGCACAAAACGGAACTGATGATGATGGCGATGCGCTTTCTGGTGTTGTTGAATTGTTGATCAATTTGAGAAACGAGGCTCGTGCCAACAAAGACTTTGCGACTTCCGATAAAATTAGAGATGAATTATTAGCCTTAGGCATTCAGCTCAAAGACGGAAAAGAAGGTACTTCGTTTTCGCTTTCGTAG
- the yidD gene encoding membrane protein insertion efficiency factor YidD encodes MKKILIYPFLLIIRFYQAAISPYTPAACRYTPTCSHYTAEALKKHGLFRGGWLAIKRIFSCHPYGGSGYDPVPDEFPKKK; translated from the coding sequence ATTAAAAAGATACTCATATATCCTTTTTTACTCATCATCCGTTTTTACCAAGCGGCAATTTCTCCGTACACACCAGCAGCGTGTCGCTATACACCAACCTGTTCGCATTATACTGCGGAAGCATTGAAAAAACACGGTTTGTTTCGCGGTGGATGGTTAGCCATTAAACGCATATTTAGTTGTCATCCATATGGAGGAAGTGGCTATGATCCTGTACCAGACGAATTCCCGAAGAAAAAATAA
- the lgt gene encoding prolipoprotein diacylglyceryl transferase has product MHLLSINWNPSEILFTLGPIQIRYYSLMFIIAFSLGYYITKRIYDNEGIEIKYLDSLFMYAVVATLLGARLGEVFFYNWPYYQDHLIEILLPIKEDANSTLFGFIDGYKFTGFAGLASHGAAIGIIVAMYLYRRKYQYKSLLWILDRIVIAVAIGGVFVRIGNFFNSEIVGKYTGSDFGVVFLGRGETLPRHPAQLYEAFCYVIVFAILYYTYWKTDKKNKEGYIFGLFLVLLWTVRFFVEFVKKAQIQEREEWLLLTGQWLSIPFIIAGLYFMFRKTNDADTNAKSPKTVAS; this is encoded by the coding sequence ATGCACCTACTCAGCATCAACTGGAATCCTAGCGAAATTTTATTTACTTTAGGTCCCATTCAAATTAGATATTACAGCTTAATGTTTATCATCGCATTTAGTTTGGGATACTACATTACGAAACGGATTTATGACAATGAAGGCATTGAAATCAAATATTTGGATTCTTTGTTTATGTACGCGGTAGTAGCAACACTTTTAGGAGCGCGTTTGGGAGAAGTTTTCTTTTACAATTGGCCGTATTACCAAGATCATTTGATAGAGATTTTATTACCGATTAAGGAAGATGCAAATTCTACTTTATTTGGCTTCATTGATGGCTATAAATTTACAGGATTTGCAGGTTTGGCAAGTCACGGAGCAGCCATTGGAATTATTGTTGCCATGTATTTGTATCGACGAAAATATCAATACAAATCGTTGCTGTGGATTTTAGATAGAATTGTCATTGCCGTAGCTATTGGTGGTGTTTTTGTGCGAATTGGAAACTTCTTCAATTCTGAAATTGTTGGAAAATATACAGGTTCGGATTTTGGTGTGGTTTTTTTAGGAAGAGGAGAAACACTACCACGACACCCTGCACAATTGTATGAGGCTTTTTGTTATGTGATTGTATTTGCCATTTTATATTATACTTATTGGAAAACAGACAAGAAAAACAAAGAAGGATATATTTTTGGCTTGTTTTTAGTACTGCTTTGGACAGTTCGTTTCTTTGTAGAATTTGTAAAAAAAGCACAAATACAAGAACGTGAAGAATGGCTATTACTGACAGGACAATGGTTGAGCATTCCGTTTATTATTGCTGGATTGTATTTTATGTTTAGAAAGACCAACGATGCTGACACAAATGCGAAATCACCTAAAACCGTAGCTTCCTAA
- a CDS encoding DUF192 domain-containing protein produces MKKFFVFLLVATTLVSCKESASNKTVKTADIKFTKEGELTLSKADGTTIATLNIEFAETNYERETGLMYRKSMDNNQAMLFIFDSSLPRSFYMRNTYIPLDIIYLDEHKKIVSIQENAQPLNEEGLPSEKPAMYVLEVNAGLTAKWSLEAGDRMTFQKL; encoded by the coding sequence ATGAAAAAGTTTTTTGTATTTCTTTTGGTAGCAACAACACTTGTTTCTTGCAAAGAATCTGCAAGCAACAAAACCGTTAAAACCGCTGACATCAAGTTTACCAAAGAAGGTGAATTGACACTTAGCAAAGCTGACGGAACTACAATTGCAACCCTTAATATTGAGTTTGCTGAAACCAATTACGAACGCGAAACTGGATTGATGTATCGAAAGTCTATGGACAATAATCAAGCCATGCTTTTTATCTTTGACTCTTCCTTACCACGAAGTTTCTATATGAGAAATACGTACATTCCTTTAGATATTATTTATTTGGACGAACACAAAAAAATAGTCAGCATTCAGGAGAATGCACAACCTTTAAACGAAGAAGGATTGCCTTCTGAAAAACCTGCGATGTATGTATTGGAAGTCAACGCTGGTTTAACGGCGAAATGGTCGCTAGAAGCTGGTGATCGTATGACGTTTCAAAAGTTGTAA
- the secDF gene encoding protein translocase subunit SecDF, translating into MQNKGLVKLFAILFGLVSIYQLSFTFITNKIENDAKAYAITQMPKPTDGVETKENTDARALIEKTYLDSIDRKEPISFGFTKFTYSEAKEKELNKGLDLKGGINVILQISVRDILKGLTNDTDNETFKKALDRADELQKDAQEDYLESFFRAFDELKPAGLKLADPSLFYTASLQEELKENTFNTEDAVVQNVLRRKVDQSIVSAKEVLNKRIDQFGVTQPNIQRLGTSGRILIELPGAKDVIRIEKLLQTTAELEFWKTNNNTAALTTYLVSANEKLKELPEFAVEKETTEENDDQTDLLTSTEEDSLKVVNPLFDKISLAQNLGGGVIAIAKEENRAEVLKLLSNPILKQILPADLRTVSFAFGKTVSPQGTIELYALNGKRKGKEATPQMKGDVVDGAQQSYGSNGKPNVTMQMNGIGAKQWEKLTGEVFEERGFIAVVLDNIVYSAPSVTSGAISGGNTEISGNFSIEEAQDLANVLRAGKLPAQAEILQSEIVGPSLGQEAIDSGLMSFLIALGLVLVWMVFYYGRAGLFADVALAFNILLIFGVLANLGAVLTLPGIAGIVLTIGMSVDANVLLFERVREELAKGKSLQESINHAFSWKGAMSSIFDANITTGLTALILFLFGTGPIKGFATTLLIGIATSLFTAIFITRLLIDWYVAKGKDLAFSTGATKNLFRNMKINFLNKRKIAYIISGIIIAIGLYSITLGSGLNQGVDFVGGRSYQVRFENTISPQDVKTSLQNVFVDGENAVSLEVKTFGDDNQLKITTNYKVDETGTEVDDDIKKKLHSGLGKYLPKDMTYDRFVDGAEDKAVGIMQSIKVGPTIADDIKKASFWAVLGSLVVVFLYILLRFRRWQFSLGAVAAVFHDVLIVLGIFSLAWKYLPFTMEINQAFIAAILTVIGYSLNDTVVVFDRIREFMNEQGSWKLSKVVNAALNSTLSRTLNTSLTTLVVLLAIFIFGGESIRGFMFALIIGVIVGTYSSMFIATPIMYDTIKKGDINKGLEEETKA; encoded by the coding sequence ATGCAAAACAAAGGATTAGTAAAATTATTTGCTATTTTATTCGGATTGGTAAGTATTTATCAATTATCGTTTACATTTATTACGAATAAAATTGAAAATGACGCCAAAGCATATGCAATCACGCAAATGCCAAAGCCAACAGATGGTGTAGAAACCAAAGAAAATACAGATGCTAGGGCTTTAATAGAAAAAACATACCTAGACTCTATTGATAGAAAAGAGCCTATCAGCTTCGGATTTACAAAATTTACGTATAGTGAAGCCAAAGAAAAAGAATTGAACAAAGGTCTTGACCTTAAAGGAGGAATCAACGTAATTCTTCAAATATCTGTTCGTGATATCTTAAAAGGATTGACCAATGATACAGACAACGAAACATTCAAAAAAGCATTAGACAGAGCTGATGAGCTTCAAAAAGATGCACAAGAAGATTACTTAGAATCTTTCTTTAGAGCGTTTGACGAATTAAAACCTGCTGGATTAAAATTGGCAGATCCTAGTTTATTTTACACAGCTTCTTTACAGGAAGAGCTAAAAGAAAATACATTCAACACGGAAGATGCTGTTGTGCAAAATGTATTGCGTAGAAAAGTAGATCAATCAATCGTTTCGGCGAAAGAAGTACTGAACAAACGTATTGACCAATTTGGAGTAACACAACCAAACATTCAGCGTTTGGGAACTTCTGGACGTATCTTAATTGAATTGCCAGGCGCAAAAGATGTAATTCGTATTGAAAAATTATTACAAACGACTGCGGAATTAGAATTTTGGAAAACAAACAACAATACAGCTGCTTTGACAACGTATTTAGTAAGTGCGAATGAGAAATTGAAAGAACTTCCTGAGTTTGCTGTAGAAAAAGAAACAACAGAAGAAAATGATGATCAAACCGATTTATTAACCTCTACAGAAGAAGATTCATTAAAAGTTGTAAATCCATTATTTGATAAAATTTCACTAGCACAAAACCTTGGCGGTGGTGTTATTGCGATTGCTAAAGAAGAAAACAGAGCGGAAGTTTTAAAATTATTATCAAATCCAATATTAAAGCAAATTTTACCAGCAGACTTGCGTACGGTAAGTTTTGCTTTTGGAAAAACAGTAAGCCCTCAAGGGACTATTGAATTATATGCATTAAACGGAAAGCGCAAAGGAAAAGAGGCTACGCCACAGATGAAAGGTGATGTAGTTGATGGTGCACAACAAAGCTATGGGAGCAATGGAAAGCCAAACGTAACCATGCAGATGAATGGTATTGGTGCAAAACAATGGGAAAAACTAACCGGTGAAGTATTTGAAGAAAGAGGATTTATTGCTGTTGTTTTAGATAATATTGTATACTCAGCACCATCGGTAACTAGTGGTGCAATCTCAGGAGGAAACACTGAAATTTCTGGTAACTTCTCCATTGAAGAAGCGCAGGATTTAGCAAACGTATTAAGAGCTGGTAAATTACCTGCACAAGCAGAAATCTTACAGTCAGAAATAGTAGGTCCATCCTTAGGACAAGAGGCTATTGACAGTGGATTAATGTCGTTCTTAATCGCTTTAGGATTGGTATTGGTTTGGATGGTATTCTACTACGGTAGAGCTGGTTTATTTGCCGATGTTGCCTTGGCGTTTAACATCTTGTTAATCTTTGGTGTATTGGCAAACTTAGGAGCAGTATTAACATTGCCTGGAATTGCCGGTATCGTATTAACCATTGGTATGTCGGTGGATGCGAATGTACTTTTATTTGAAAGAGTTCGAGAGGAACTTGCCAAAGGAAAATCATTGCAAGAATCCATCAACCATGCATTTAGCTGGAAAGGAGCGATGTCTTCTATTTTTGATGCGAACATTACCACTGGTTTAACAGCCTTGATCTTATTCTTATTCGGAACAGGTCCAATTAAAGGTTTCGCAACAACCTTATTAATCGGTATTGCGACTTCACTATTTACAGCGATCTTCATTACAAGATTATTAATTGATTGGTATGTTGCCAAAGGAAAAGACTTAGCGTTCTCTACAGGAGCAACGAAAAACTTATTCCGAAACATGAAGATCAACTTCTTGAATAAGCGCAAAATTGCATACATCATTTCAGGAATTATTATTGCGATTGGATTGTATTCTATTACGCTTGGAAGCGGATTAAACCAAGGAGTTGACTTTGTGGGAGGACGTTCGTATCAAGTACGTTTTGAAAATACTATAAGTCCACAAGATGTAAAAACTTCGTTACAAAATGTATTTGTAGACGGTGAAAACGCAGTTTCTTTAGAAGTAAAAACGTTTGGAGATGACAATCAGTTAAAAATTACCACCAACTACAAAGTAGACGAAACAGGAACCGAAGTAGATGACGACATTAAAAAGAAATTACACAGCGGTTTAGGGAAGTACTTGCCTAAAGACATGACGTATGACAGATTTGTAGATGGAGCAGAGGATAAGGCAGTAGGAATCATGCAGTCGATCAAAGTAGGGCCAACCATTGCAGATGATATTAAGAAAGCATCTTTCTGGGCAGTCTTAGGTTCATTAGTAGTGGTATTCTTATACATCTTATTACGATTCAGAAGATGGCAATTCTCTTTAGGTGCGGTTGCGGCAGTATTCCACGATGTATTAATCGTATTAGGAATCTTCTCATTGGCATGGAAATATTTACCATTTACCATGGAAATCAACCAAGCATTCATTGCGGCAATATTAACCGTAATTGGATACTCGCTGAATGATACCGTGGTTGTATTTGATAGAATTCGTGAGTTTATGAATGAACAAGGAAGCTGGAAACTAAGCAAAGTGGTAAATGCCGCTTTAAACAGTACGTTGAGTAGAACCTTGAATACATCGTTAACTACGTTGGTAGTATTATTGGCAATCTTTATTTTCGGTGGAGAATCTATCCGAGGATTTATGTTCGCCTTAATTATCGGTGTCATTGTGGGTACATATTCTTCGATGTTCATTGCAACACCAATTATGTATGATACCATCAAAAAAGGTGATATCAACAAAGGATTAGAAGAAGAAACAAAAGCATAA
- a CDS encoding DUF4412 domain-containing protein, translating into MKKILVLAALAFSVMISAQEKISEGKIISKQTMSTDNEQVQAQLEMMGKMETTTLFKGASSRSELDNPMSGNIITVINSEEKKMLMLMDNPALGKMYTLEDISLTEEDLKNIKVTKGSETKTVLGYECHQYITSITKDGVTIDMVMYTTEAIEAPSQQTATLGGKLKGFPLFMVMKMNQMGIDMKITTEVTKIEKQSVSSDLFNVTPPEGYKNMKEQ; encoded by the coding sequence ATGAAGAAAATATTAGTATTGGCAGCATTGGCATTTAGTGTAATGATTTCTGCACAAGAAAAAATATCAGAAGGAAAAATTATTTCTAAACAAACAATGTCTACTGATAACGAGCAAGTACAAGCACAACTTGAAATGATGGGGAAAATGGAGACAACAACCTTATTTAAAGGTGCAAGTTCTAGATCAGAATTAGACAACCCAATGTCTGGTAATATCATTACAGTTATCAATTCAGAGGAGAAAAAAATGTTGATGTTGATGGACAATCCCGCATTAGGGAAAATGTACACACTAGAAGATATTTCATTAACAGAGGAAGACTTAAAAAATATCAAAGTGACCAAAGGAAGTGAAACGAAAACAGTACTAGGATACGAATGTCACCAGTATATAACTTCTATTACAAAAGACGGAGTCACGATTGATATGGTGATGTATACTACCGAAGCTATTGAAGCACCAAGCCAGCAAACAGCCACTTTAGGAGGGAAATTAAAAGGATTTCCTTTATTTATGGTAATGAAAATGAACCAAATGGGGATTGATATGAAAATTACCACGGAAGTGACTAAAATTGAAAAGCAATCAGTTTCTTCTGATTTATTCAATGTTACGCCACCAGAAGGTTACAAAAATATGAAAGAACAATAA
- the mdh gene encoding malate dehydrogenase, which yields MKVTVVGAGAVGASCAEYIAIKNFASEVVLLDIKEGYAEGKAMDLMQTASLNGFDTKITGSTSDYSKTAGSDICVITSGIPRKPGMTREELIGINAGIVKSVSASLIEHSPNTIIIVVSNPMDTMTYLVHKTTGLPKNRIIGMGGALDSARFKYRLAEALEAPISDVDGMVIGGHSDKGMVPLTAHATRNSIKVSEFLSEERLNQVKEDTKVGGATLTKLLGTSAWYAPGAAVSGLVQAIACDQKKMFPCSSLLEGEYGLNDLCIGVPVILGKNGIESIVEIELSDAEKAHLATSAEGVKKTNGLLEL from the coding sequence ATGAAAGTTACAGTTGTAGGAGCAGGAGCCGTTGGTGCTAGTTGCGCAGAATATATTGCTATCAAAAACTTCGCTTCAGAAGTCGTTTTATTAGACATTAAAGAAGGATATGCTGAAGGGAAAGCTATGGATTTAATGCAAACCGCTTCTTTGAATGGTTTTGATACAAAAATCACAGGAAGTACAAGCGACTACTCTAAAACAGCTGGTAGTGATATTTGTGTGATTACTTCTGGAATTCCACGTAAACCAGGAATGACGCGTGAAGAACTCATCGGAATCAATGCCGGAATTGTAAAATCAGTTTCTGCTAGTTTAATTGAGCATTCTCCAAATACCATCATTATCGTAGTAAGTAACCCAATGGATACCATGACGTATTTAGTGCACAAAACTACAGGTTTGCCTAAAAACAGAATCATCGGAATGGGCGGCGCATTAGACAGTGCTCGTTTCAAATACAGATTGGCAGAAGCATTAGAAGCGCCAATTTCTGACGTAGACGGAATGGTGATTGGTGGACATAGTGATAAAGGAATGGTGCCATTAACAGCACATGCGACAAGAAACAGTATCAAAGTCTCAGAATTTTTATCGGAAGAGCGTTTAAATCAAGTAAAAGAAGATACGAAAGTTGGTGGAGCAACCTTAACAAAATTATTAGGAACGTCTGCATGGTACGCGCCAGGAGCAGCAGTTTCAGGATTGGTTCAGGCAATTGCTTGCGATCAAAAGAAAATGTTCCCTTGCTCATCTTTATTAGAAGGTGAATACGGACTAAACGATTTATGTATCGGAGTTCCTGTAATTTTAGGTAAAAACGGAATCGAAAGCATCGTGGAAATTGAATTAAGCGACGCAGAAAAAGCGCATTTAGCCACAAGTGCAGAAGGTGTTAAAAAAACAAACGGACTTTTAGAACTATAA
- a CDS encoding DUF6588 family protein → MKKRITLVVLLCFSALQAQELESLLLAGEDANKLTENYMSPLMEGLLFSMNGGWYTTAKTHKKFGFDITISASASFVPDARQNFAFNPSDYQFLVTANGETSIPTVMSENSTETTIDVRIPIDGTNTFKVGSFEMPGGIAEDFPINAVPAPMLQVGIGLPTKTDVKIRYVPQLNFDDDVKAGLIGIGLQHDITQYLGPIDKLPLNVSILAAFTRLNATYNINDDSFSDNVTIRNGDAEFTMNAWTIQALGSLDFKIVTLYGGFGYNQGKSEININGDYNLSYDVEDENGNTVSTITETITDPVDLDFEASGIRTTLGARLNLGPIKIFGDYTFQKFNTLSAGLAISIR, encoded by the coding sequence ATGAAAAAAAGAATTACTTTAGTAGTATTATTGTGTTTTTCGGCATTACAAGCCCAAGAACTGGAAAGTCTTTTATTAGCTGGCGAAGATGCTAATAAACTTACGGAAAACTATATGAGTCCCTTAATGGAAGGACTTTTATTCAGTATGAATGGCGGTTGGTATACCACTGCAAAAACACATAAAAAGTTTGGTTTTGATATTACTATTTCGGCAAGCGCTAGTTTTGTGCCTGATGCGCGTCAAAACTTTGCATTCAATCCTTCTGATTACCAATTTTTAGTGACAGCGAATGGCGAAACGTCTATTCCAACAGTGATGAGTGAAAATAGTACAGAAACCACTATTGATGTACGCATTCCAATTGATGGCACCAATACCTTCAAAGTTGGGAGTTTTGAAATGCCTGGCGGAATTGCAGAAGACTTTCCTATAAATGCGGTTCCAGCACCCATGCTTCAAGTTGGAATTGGATTGCCGACAAAAACAGATGTGAAAATACGATATGTGCCACAGTTGAACTTTGATGATGATGTAAAAGCAGGTCTTATCGGGATAGGATTGCAACATGATATTACCCAATATTTAGGCCCGATAGATAAATTACCACTCAACGTTTCCATTTTAGCTGCATTTACACGATTGAATGCTACCTATAATATCAACGACGATAGTTTTTCAGATAATGTAACCATTCGCAATGGCGACGCAGAATTTACCATGAACGCATGGACCATTCAAGCATTGGGTTCGTTAGACTTTAAAATTGTGACACTTTACGGTGGATTTGGGTACAATCAAGGAAAATCGGAAATTAATATCAACGGTGATTACAACCTCAGTTATGATGTGGAAGATGAGAATGGAAATACAGTTTCTACCATTACAGAAACCATCACAGATCCTGTAGATCTTGATTTTGAAGCGAGCGGAATTCGTACCACACTTGGAGCGCGCTTAAATTTAGGACCTATAAAAATATTTGGCGACTACACTTTTCAGAAATTCAATACATTAAGTGCTGGTTTGGCTATAAGTATTCGATAA
- a CDS encoding T9SS type A sorting domain-containing protein, which yields MKKTTLLFCTLLFCTFGFAQQELLNNQNKWILHYMVIDGNTINVPNWPGLPSTNPGIQFYGSQPSDYNFGADVAGINSAFDLTGPLVITPTSFTIQQPSVTLGGCLPNCALENQYLYTIIVGNFDPQRTLDYEIIDEGNGNMSLIIDTPEGNRAVHGNYILSVTKFKQKKIVMYPNPVKKKLHFDFKGFSVEKLNVLSLVGATVFETRVSHQESTVDLSFLKPGMYIMKTTFKDGDSTISRFIKE from the coding sequence ATGAAAAAAACTACACTACTTTTCTGTACCTTGCTATTTTGTACGTTTGGATTTGCGCAACAGGAATTACTCAATAATCAAAATAAGTGGATTTTACATTATATGGTTATTGACGGAAATACCATTAATGTGCCAAATTGGCCAGGTTTGCCTAGCACTAATCCAGGAATTCAATTTTACGGATCACAACCCAGCGACTATAATTTTGGTGCGGACGTAGCTGGTATTAATAGTGCTTTTGATTTAACAGGACCACTTGTCATAACTCCAACTTCATTTACCATTCAGCAACCAAGTGTAACGCTTGGAGGTTGCCTTCCAAATTGCGCTCTTGAAAATCAATATTTATATACAATTATCGTAGGAAACTTTGATCCTCAAAGAACGTTAGATTATGAAATTATTGACGAAGGCAATGGAAATATGAGTTTGATTATTGATACACCAGAAGGAAATAGAGCGGTACATGGGAACTATATTTTATCTGTAACGAAATTTAAGCAGAAAAAGATTGTGATGTATCCGAATCCTGTAAAGAAGAAGTTGCATTTTGATTTTAAAGGATTTTCTGTAGAAAAATTAAATGTACTGTCTTTAGTTGGAGCAACTGTTTTTGAAACAAGAGTTTCACATCAAGAAAGTACGGTGGATTTATCATTTTTAAAACCTGGCATGTATATTATGAAAACTACATTTAAAGACGGAGATTCTACGATTTCTCGTTTTATTAAGGAATGA